One Qipengyuania gaetbuli genomic region harbors:
- a CDS encoding PhzF family phenazine biosynthesis protein, which translates to MTTIPYWHVDAFADAPFRGNQAAVMPLDQWLPDDVLQAIGEENAFAETAFIIPDASGAADYELRWFTPTEEVRLCGHATLASGHVVLSQSGGERVTFRTRHAGILEVRRAGNGYELALPLIRTEPGEWAEAVDFLGAEPAEVWLSPDRYGVYRFETEEAVRALDPDMRGLRALGNDQFICTARGRDTDIVSRVFVPGGGVDEDSFTGSAHAALTYYWSEQLGRDSFTAFQASQRGGHATCRREGEQAWLGGTCVTVVKGEFYLPSAG; encoded by the coding sequence GTGACCACCATCCCTTACTGGCATGTCGACGCCTTTGCCGATGCACCCTTTCGCGGCAACCAGGCTGCGGTCATGCCGCTGGACCAGTGGCTGCCCGACGATGTGCTGCAGGCTATCGGCGAAGAGAACGCCTTTGCCGAAACCGCCTTCATCATCCCCGATGCGAGCGGGGCAGCAGATTACGAGCTGCGCTGGTTCACTCCGACGGAAGAGGTCCGCCTGTGCGGCCATGCAACCCTCGCCAGCGGCCATGTCGTGCTGTCGCAAAGCGGCGGCGAGCGGGTGACCTTCCGTACGCGCCATGCCGGTATCCTCGAAGTGCGCCGCGCCGGTAATGGCTACGAGCTTGCCTTGCCGCTCATCCGCACCGAGCCCGGTGAATGGGCGGAGGCGGTAGACTTTCTGGGCGCCGAGCCTGCCGAAGTCTGGCTCAGCCCCGACCGCTACGGCGTCTACCGCTTCGAAACCGAAGAGGCGGTGCGCGCGCTCGATCCCGACATGCGCGGGCTTCGCGCGCTGGGGAACGACCAGTTCATCTGCACGGCGCGCGGGCGCGATACCGATATCGTTAGCCGGGTCTTCGTGCCGGGCGGCGGAGTGGACGAGGACAGCTTCACCGGCTCGGCCCATGCGGCGCTGACCTATTACTGGAGCGAGCAACTGGGCCGCGACAGCTTCACCGCCTTCCAGGCCTCGCAGCGCGGGGGCCATGCGACCTGCCGGCGCGAGGGCGAACAGGCTTGGCTCGGCGGAACCTGTGTAACGGTGGTGAAGGGCGAGTTCTACCTGCCTTCGGCGGGGTAG
- a CDS encoding GlsB/YeaQ/YmgE family stress response membrane protein, which translates to MGWIIALIVGGIAGWLASLVMNRDASMGIFWNIVVGCIGSVIGNLIAGPLLGISGSVQEFSLTGLIIAIVGAVVLLGIANLVQRGRVR; encoded by the coding sequence ATGGGTTGGATTATTGCACTTATCGTTGGCGGTATCGCTGGCTGGCTCGCGAGCCTGGTCATGAACCGTGACGCATCAATGGGCATCTTCTGGAACATCGTCGTCGGTTGTATCGGCTCGGTGATCGGCAATCTCATCGCCGGACCGCTGCTCGGCATTTCCGGCAGCGTCCAGGAATTCTCGCTGACCGGCCTCATCATCGCCATCGTCGGCGCTGTGGTGCTGCTGGGCATTGCGAACCTCGTGCAG
- the mnmA gene encoding tRNA 2-thiouridine(34) synthase MnmA — translation MPESRLLEPASAAGLFDLPRPASECRIVVAMSGGVDSSVVAALAAKSGAEVIGITLQLYDYGAATGRKGACCAGDDIADARAVADRLGIAHYVYDHESAFREDVVEAFADEYLAGRTPVPCIRCNMGPKFTDLFAMARELGADCLATGHYVRRVEGPAGVELHRALDPARDQSYFLYATTEEQLDYLRFPLGGLPKAEVRDLAEAAGLRNAAKPDSQDICFVPDGDYAKIVKKLRPEGGRAGDIVHAQSGEVLGRHQGVIHYTVGQRRGLEIGGQPEPLYVVGIDADKAQVLVGPRPMLAVSAARLIETNRIGPLPDAGLTAKVRSLAKPVPVTLEGPLGGGAATTIRFAHPEYGVAPGQAAVIYAGERVVGGGWIDGTTGFAG, via the coding sequence ATGCCCGAATCCCGCCTCCTCGAACCGGCCTCTGCCGCCGGCCTGTTCGACCTGCCGCGCCCGGCAAGCGAATGCCGCATCGTTGTCGCGATGTCGGGCGGGGTGGATTCCTCCGTGGTCGCCGCGCTGGCCGCCAAAAGCGGTGCCGAAGTGATCGGCATTACGCTGCAGCTTTACGATTACGGTGCGGCTACCGGGCGCAAGGGCGCCTGCTGCGCGGGCGATGATATCGCCGATGCGCGCGCCGTCGCCGACCGGCTGGGCATCGCGCATTACGTCTACGACCATGAGAGCGCCTTCCGCGAAGACGTGGTCGAAGCCTTTGCCGACGAATACCTCGCCGGCCGCACCCCCGTCCCCTGCATCCGCTGCAACATGGGACCCAAGTTCACAGACCTGTTCGCCATGGCGCGCGAGCTGGGTGCCGACTGCCTCGCCACCGGCCACTATGTGCGCCGCGTCGAGGGCCCTGCCGGGGTGGAACTGCACCGCGCGCTCGATCCCGCGCGCGACCAGTCCTACTTCCTCTACGCGACGACCGAGGAGCAGCTCGACTACCTGCGCTTCCCGCTCGGCGGGCTGCCCAAGGCCGAAGTGCGCGACCTGGCCGAGGCGGCGGGTCTGCGCAATGCGGCCAAGCCCGACAGCCAGGACATCTGCTTCGTGCCCGATGGCGATTATGCTAAGATCGTGAAGAAGCTGCGGCCCGAAGGCGGGCGAGCGGGCGACATCGTCCATGCGCAGAGCGGCGAAGTGCTTGGCCGCCACCAGGGCGTGATCCACTACACCGTCGGCCAGCGCCGCGGGCTCGAGATCGGCGGCCAGCCGGAACCGCTCTACGTGGTCGGGATCGACGCGGACAAGGCGCAGGTGCTGGTCGGCCCCCGCCCCATGCTGGCCGTGTCGGCTGCCCGCCTGATCGAGACCAACCGGATCGGCCCGCTGCCCGACGCCGGGCTGACGGCCAAGGTGCGCAGCCTGGCCAAGCCCGTACCGGTCACGCTCGAAGGCCCGCTTGGCGGCGGGGCGGCGACGACCATCCGTTTCGCCCATCCCGAATACGGCGTCGCCCCCGGGCAGGCGGCGGTCATCTATGCCGGCGAACGCGTGGTCGGCGGCGGCTGGATCGACGGGACGACCGGCTTCGCGGGCTGA
- a CDS encoding serine hydrolase domain-containing protein, producing MNLRSRPLIVLTLAATSLAACGSPGPAEEPPLSEEAVASVTENAGAPAKALAREVDDLFTMEGLGETRALIVMKNGKIAAERYGEDYDADTRFVSWSMAKTVTAMMIGQLVGDGLLRLDAPAPVPRWQRSGDPRADITLRHLLQMRSGLEHTEAGDPPYESGEVRMLFLDGRDDMADYATAQPPEAEPGAKFEYSSNTTVILADIAARTLTESSDPEARRRAVSDYLHARLFDQLGMDSMTLEFDRSGTLIGGSLMHATARDWAKLGELMRLKGSHRGEQLLPRSWVAEMVKPSPKSPHYGLQTWLNRPNGEPEHPLFPDRAPHSAFSMIGHMGQYVFVSPAQGLTVVRLGHSNAEERKAMLQQLADVIELYPAEGR from the coding sequence ATGAATTTGCGGTCGCGCCCCCTTATCGTCCTTACCCTTGCCGCCACAAGCCTTGCCGCATGCGGTTCGCCCGGTCCTGCCGAGGAACCGCCGCTGAGCGAGGAAGCGGTGGCCTCCGTGACCGAGAACGCCGGCGCCCCGGCGAAGGCGCTGGCGCGGGAGGTGGACGACCTCTTCACCATGGAAGGCCTTGGCGAAACGCGTGCGCTGATCGTCATGAAGAACGGCAAGATCGCGGCCGAACGCTATGGCGAGGACTACGATGCCGACACGCGGTTCGTGAGCTGGTCGATGGCCAAGACGGTCACCGCCATGATGATCGGCCAGCTGGTCGGCGACGGCCTGCTGCGCCTCGATGCGCCTGCTCCGGTCCCGCGCTGGCAGCGCAGCGGCGACCCGCGCGCCGACATCACCCTGCGCCACCTCCTACAGATGCGCAGCGGGCTGGAGCATACCGAGGCCGGCGACCCGCCCTACGAGAGCGGCGAGGTGCGCATGCTCTTCCTCGACGGGCGCGACGACATGGCGGATTATGCCACCGCCCAGCCGCCCGAGGCGGAGCCGGGGGCGAAGTTCGAGTATTCCTCCAACACCACGGTCATCCTCGCCGACATCGCCGCGCGCACGCTGACCGAAAGCAGCGATCCCGAAGCGCGCCGCCGGGCGGTGAGCGACTATCTCCATGCCCGCCTGTTCGACCAGCTGGGCATGGATTCCATGACTCTCGAATTCGACCGCTCGGGCACTCTGATCGGCGGCAGCCTGATGCACGCGACGGCCCGCGACTGGGCCAAGCTGGGCGAGCTGATGCGCCTCAAGGGCTCGCATCGGGGCGAACAGCTCCTGCCGCGCAGCTGGGTCGCCGAGATGGTCAAGCCCAGCCCCAAGAGCCCGCATTACGGCCTCCAGACCTGGCTCAACCGCCCCAATGGCGAGCCGGAGCACCCGCTGTTCCCCGACCGCGCGCCGCACAGCGCCTTCTCCATGATCGGGCACATGGGCCAGTACGTCTTCGTGTCGCCCGCACAGGGGCTGACCGTGGTGCGCCTCGGCCACTCCAATGCCGAAGAGCGCAAGGCCATGCTGCAGCAGCTGGCCGACGTAATCGAACTCTACCCCGCCGAAGGCAGGTAG
- a CDS encoding DUF1153 domain-containing protein, whose protein sequence is MIENQDIRPAQVIGPLGEPLTLKDLPSPSTKRWVVRRKAEVVAAVNGGLLTIDEVLERYGLTLEEFASWQRAVDRSGMQGLRVTRIQHYRDLYERQFKY, encoded by the coding sequence ATGATCGAGAACCAGGACATCCGCCCTGCACAGGTAATCGGCCCGCTCGGCGAGCCGCTGACCCTCAAGGACTTGCCGTCGCCCTCGACGAAGCGCTGGGTCGTGCGTCGCAAGGCCGAGGTCGTGGCAGCCGTCAACGGCGGGCTGCTGACGATCGACGAGGTCCTCGAACGTTACGGCCTCACGCTGGAAGAGTTCGCTTCGTGGCAGCGCGCGGTCGACCGTTCGGGCATGCAGGGCCTTCGTGTCACGCGCATCCAGCACTACCGCGACCTGTACGAACGCCAGTTCAAGTACTGA